The genomic segment CCTGGTACTGGTCGGCGAGGCGGGGCACGCCGTGCACCCGATGGCCGCGCAGGGCATGAACAGCGCGATCGCCGACGCCGACTGCCTCGCCGGGGTGCTCACCGGCTCCGGCGACCTGGCCGAGTACGGCAGGCGGCGCGCGGCCGACCTCGAGCAGATCGGCCGCACCAGCCACAACGCGGCCCGCATGATCACCGACCTGTCGTGGCCCGGCCGCACGCTCGGCCGCCGCGCGCTGCGGCACACCGGCGCGAACGACCGGCTGCGCTACACCGTCATGCACAACATGTCCGGCCTCGGCGCGCACCCGCTGACGCCGCTGGACCGGCTGCACCAGATCGGGTTGCTGCCGGACCCGAGGGCCCGGCGGCTCCCGGCCTGGGCATGAGCCCGTCAGCCCACCCCGCATTCGATCAGCACCAGGCCGCCCGGCGCGGTCCGCTCGGTGCGCACGGCCAGCCCGGCGGCCGCGGCCAGCGCCCGGAAGTCCTCAAGGGACCGTTCGCGCCCGCCGAGCAGGGTCAGCGACTGGAGGTCGAACGAGGAGTTGTTCTTCGCGTGCTCCTCGCCCGCGAGCACCTCCACGATGAGCACCGTGCTCGCCGCCTCGGCGCACCGCCGCAGGATGCGCACGGCGTCGTCGTCACCCCAGTCGGTCAGCACCCGCGACACCATGAGCACGTCGTAACCGCCGGGCAGCGGGTCGAAGAAGCTGCCGCCGACGAACTGCGCGCGCTCGGCCAGTCCGGCGTCGGCCAGCGCCTGCTTGGCCTCCGGTTCGACCGGCGGCAGGTCGAGCACCGCGCCCTGGAGGTGGTCGTGCCGGCGCAGCACCTCGGACAGCAGCGCGCCGATGCCACCGCCCACGTCGAGCACGCGGCGGACCGGTGCCCAGTCGTACTCGGCGGCCACCGCCGGTCCGGTCTGCCAGGCGTGCGCGGCCATGATGGCGCCGAAGAACACCCGCAGCCGCTCGTCGCGCTGGTAGTCGTCCCAGAACGGCACGCCGTGCACGGCGCCGTACGCGGATTCG from the Amycolatopsis magusensis genome contains:
- a CDS encoding methyltransferase, with product MDPAPDPAADPAAELAGLVDLATPFAVRAAVTLRLPELIADGTTGLAELAKAAGAHEDSLARLLRHLVAIGLFTETEPETYGLTSVSRQLLGEDHRWQRGWLDLDGPGAKMDLAYSGMLHSVRTGESAYGAVHGVPFWDDYQRDERLRVFFGAIMAAHAWQTGPAVAAEYDWAPVRRVLDVGGGIGALLSEVLRRHDHLQGAVLDLPPVEPEAKQALADAGLAERAQFVGGSFFDPLPGGYDVLMVSRVLTDWGDDDAVRILRRCAEAASTVLIVEVLAGEEHAKNNSSFDLQSLTLLGGRERSLEDFRALAAAAGLAVRTERTAPGGLVLIECGVG